A part of Podarcis muralis chromosome 13, rPodMur119.hap1.1, whole genome shotgun sequence genomic DNA contains:
- the DCAF11 gene encoding DDB1- and CUL4-associated factor 11 isoform X2 → MGSRSSSNAGSGGRDNQGSWSRRDSGILRSEEEDDEDVDLAQVLAYLLRRGQFHLMQGGGAASVRLVQTLSDSDDDNDSAWEGRLGNHYKPPVDLTPDTHDLECNEIKTHIQLATGRLGSGQTEHSIPRLLCKRERGLCHNSSFSRGECSRVASHFLPNHLSFTDSYSQKAFCGIYSRDGKLFMSACQDQTIRLYDCTYGGFRKFRSIKARDVGWSVLDVAFTPDGAHFLYSSWSDYIHICNIYGECDTHTALDLRPDERRFAVFSLAVSSDGREVLGGANYGCVYVYDMEQNKRTLKIESHEDDVNAVAFADTSSHILFSGGDDAICKVWDRRTMREDDPRPVGILAGHQDGITFIDSKGDARYLISNSKDQTIKLWDMRKFSGREGLEASRQAVTQQNWDYRWQQVPKKARRKSKLPGDTSLMTYRGHGVLHTLIRCRFSPLHSTGQQYIYSGCSTGKVVVYDLLSGLIVTKLTNHKACVRDVCWHPYEEKIVSSSWDGNIRLWEYHQTEYDEDPRRPPTARELRPRPSGASDQ, encoded by the exons ATGGGCTCCCGCAGTAGTAGCAACGCTGGCTCGGGGGGCCGGGATAACCAGGGGAGCTGGTCTCGAAGGGACTCGGGGATACTGCGCAGCGAGGAAGAAGACGACGAGGATGTGGATCTGGCCCAGGTATTGGCATATCTACTGCGCAG AGGACAATTTCACTTGATGCAGGGCGGGGGAGCAGCCAGTGTCCGTCTGGTCCAGACGCTCTCGGACTCGGACGACGACAATGACAGTGCCTGGGAAGGGCGACTTGGAAATCACTACAAACCTCCAG TGGATTTGACGCCAGACACTCACGACCTGGAGTGCAACGAGATCAAAACACACATCCAGTTGGCAACAGGCAGGCTGGGCTCGGGACAGACTGAGCATAGCATCCCTCGACTGCTTTGCAAG AGGGAGCGCGGCCTCTGCCACAACAGCAGCTTCTCTCGTGGGGAATGCTCCCGAGTGGCGTCACA CTTTCTCCCCAACCACTTGTCCTTCACCGATTCCTACTCCCAGAAGGCGTTCTGTGGGATTTATTCCCGTGATGGAAAGCTTTTTATGTCTGCTTGTCAAG ATCAGACAATCCGCTTATATGACTGCACTTACGGAGGCTTCCGGAAGTTCCGGAGCATCAAAGCCCGGGATGTAGGCTGGAGTGTCCTGGATGTTGCCTTCACTCCCGACGGAGCCCATTTCCTCTACTCCAGCTGGTCAGATTACA TTCACATCTGCAACATCTATGGCGAATGTGATACCCACACAGCACTGGATCTGAG GCCTGACGAGCGTCGCTTTGCCGTTTTTTCCCTCGCAGTCTCCTCAGATGGAAGGGAAGTGCTTGGCGG GGCCAACTATGGCTGTGTCTACGTGTACGACATGGAGCAGAATAAGCGGACGCTCAAG ATCGAGTCCCACGAAGACGACGTGAATGCCGTGGCCTTTGCCGACACCAGTTCCCACATCTTGTTCTCCGGGGGGGACGATGCCATCTGCAAAGTGTGGGACCGGCGCACCATGAGAGAGGACGACCCCCGGCCTGTGGGCATCCTGGCTGGCCATCAGGATGGCATCACCTTCATAGACAGCAAA gggGACGCCCGATACCTCATCTCAAACTCCAAGGACCAGACGATAAAGCTCTGGGACATGCGGAAGTTCTCAGGCCGCGAAGGGCTGGAAGCCTCCCGCCAAGCCGTCACTCAGCAGAACTGGGATTATCGCTGGCAGCAGGTACCCAAAAAAG CACGGCGGAAGTCGAAGCTTCCAGGTGACACCTCCCTCATGACGTACCGCGGCCACGGAGTGCTCCACACGCTGATCCGCTGCCGTTTCTCGCCGCTTCATAGTACCGGACAACAGTACATCTACAGTGGCTGCTCCACGGGGAAGGTGGTGG taTACGACCTCCTGAGCGGCCTGATCGTgacaaaactgaccaatcacaagGCTTGTGTCCGTGATGTCTGCTGGCACCCCTACGAGGAGAAGATCGTCAGCAGCTCG TGGGACGGGAACATCCGGCTTTGGGAGTACCACCAGACGGAATACGACGAAGATCCTCGGAGGCCCCCTACCGCCCGAGAGCTGCGCCCCAGACCCTCAGGAGCTTCTGATCAGTAG
- the DCAF11 gene encoding DDB1- and CUL4-associated factor 11 isoform X1 — protein sequence MASVDWRSREQRPCPLVERTQVSEKRRTCSLRLVPELQEVKNTPDTNREECLKTWAPAVVATLARGAGITRGAGLEGTRGYCAARKKTTRMWIWPRGQFHLMQGGGAASVRLVQTLSDSDDDNDSAWEGRLGNHYKPPVDLTPDTHDLECNEIKTHIQLATGRLGSGQTEHSIPRLLCKRERGLCHNSSFSRGECSRVASHFLPNHLSFTDSYSQKAFCGIYSRDGKLFMSACQDQTIRLYDCTYGGFRKFRSIKARDVGWSVLDVAFTPDGAHFLYSSWSDYIHICNIYGECDTHTALDLRPDERRFAVFSLAVSSDGREVLGGANYGCVYVYDMEQNKRTLKIESHEDDVNAVAFADTSSHILFSGGDDAICKVWDRRTMREDDPRPVGILAGHQDGITFIDSKGDARYLISNSKDQTIKLWDMRKFSGREGLEASRQAVTQQNWDYRWQQVPKKARRKSKLPGDTSLMTYRGHGVLHTLIRCRFSPLHSTGQQYIYSGCSTGKVVVYDLLSGLIVTKLTNHKACVRDVCWHPYEEKIVSSSWDGNIRLWEYHQTEYDEDPRRPPTARELRPRPSGASDQ from the exons ATGGCGTCTGTTGATTGGAGGAGCCGTGAGCAACGGCCGTGCCCATTGGTGGAGAGGACCCAGGTGTCTGAAAAAA GAAGGACTTGCTCCCTCCGTTTGGTTCCTGAGCTCCAGGAAGTGAAGAACACACCGGACACAAACCGTGAAGAATGCCTTAAGACATGGGCTCCCGCAGTAGTAGCAACGCTGGCTCGGGGGGCCGGGATAACCAGGGGAGCTGGTCTCGAAGGGACTCGGGGATACTGCGCAGCGAGGAAGAAGACGACGAGGATGTGGATCTGGCCCAG AGGACAATTTCACTTGATGCAGGGCGGGGGAGCAGCCAGTGTCCGTCTGGTCCAGACGCTCTCGGACTCGGACGACGACAATGACAGTGCCTGGGAAGGGCGACTTGGAAATCACTACAAACCTCCAG TGGATTTGACGCCAGACACTCACGACCTGGAGTGCAACGAGATCAAAACACACATCCAGTTGGCAACAGGCAGGCTGGGCTCGGGACAGACTGAGCATAGCATCCCTCGACTGCTTTGCAAG AGGGAGCGCGGCCTCTGCCACAACAGCAGCTTCTCTCGTGGGGAATGCTCCCGAGTGGCGTCACA CTTTCTCCCCAACCACTTGTCCTTCACCGATTCCTACTCCCAGAAGGCGTTCTGTGGGATTTATTCCCGTGATGGAAAGCTTTTTATGTCTGCTTGTCAAG ATCAGACAATCCGCTTATATGACTGCACTTACGGAGGCTTCCGGAAGTTCCGGAGCATCAAAGCCCGGGATGTAGGCTGGAGTGTCCTGGATGTTGCCTTCACTCCCGACGGAGCCCATTTCCTCTACTCCAGCTGGTCAGATTACA TTCACATCTGCAACATCTATGGCGAATGTGATACCCACACAGCACTGGATCTGAG GCCTGACGAGCGTCGCTTTGCCGTTTTTTCCCTCGCAGTCTCCTCAGATGGAAGGGAAGTGCTTGGCGG GGCCAACTATGGCTGTGTCTACGTGTACGACATGGAGCAGAATAAGCGGACGCTCAAG ATCGAGTCCCACGAAGACGACGTGAATGCCGTGGCCTTTGCCGACACCAGTTCCCACATCTTGTTCTCCGGGGGGGACGATGCCATCTGCAAAGTGTGGGACCGGCGCACCATGAGAGAGGACGACCCCCGGCCTGTGGGCATCCTGGCTGGCCATCAGGATGGCATCACCTTCATAGACAGCAAA gggGACGCCCGATACCTCATCTCAAACTCCAAGGACCAGACGATAAAGCTCTGGGACATGCGGAAGTTCTCAGGCCGCGAAGGGCTGGAAGCCTCCCGCCAAGCCGTCACTCAGCAGAACTGGGATTATCGCTGGCAGCAGGTACCCAAAAAAG CACGGCGGAAGTCGAAGCTTCCAGGTGACACCTCCCTCATGACGTACCGCGGCCACGGAGTGCTCCACACGCTGATCCGCTGCCGTTTCTCGCCGCTTCATAGTACCGGACAACAGTACATCTACAGTGGCTGCTCCACGGGGAAGGTGGTGG taTACGACCTCCTGAGCGGCCTGATCGTgacaaaactgaccaatcacaagGCTTGTGTCCGTGATGTCTGCTGGCACCCCTACGAGGAGAAGATCGTCAGCAGCTCG TGGGACGGGAACATCCGGCTTTGGGAGTACCACCAGACGGAATACGACGAAGATCCTCGGAGGCCCCCTACCGCCCGAGAGCTGCGCCCCAGACCCTCAGGAGCTTCTGATCAGTAG